One segment of Anastrepha obliqua isolate idAnaObli1 chromosome 3, idAnaObli1_1.0, whole genome shotgun sequence DNA contains the following:
- the LOC129241567 gene encoding hydroxyacylglutathione hydrolase, mitochondrial isoform X2: MLSAAWRNVQQGVVRNVSAVYFRVQKLLKVGINKMHSSVVDIKSSCINVKVLPALEDNYMYLIIDKATKNAAVVDPVDPDVVIAAVQAEDLKLTKILTTHHHWDHAGGNQKLLKQFDKSLPVYGGDDRIEGLTHKVTQDECFQIGNLEVTCMATPCHTKGHICYYVRSPNGDEHAVFTGDTLFQGGCGRFFEGTPDQMYSALCQKLSSLPDETKVYCGHEYTLQNLAYARHVEPLNACISERIEWAKLQRATKSPTVPSTIAQEKTWNPFMRVHEFDVQKHAKAEDPIKTMGSLRKEKDNFRA; encoded by the exons ATGCTTTCCGCCGCTTGGAGAAACGTACAGCAGGGTGTTGTGCGCAATGTATCTGCTGTTTATTTTCGAG TACAAAAATTACTGAAAGTTGGTATAAACAAGATGCACAGCTCAGTTGTGGATATAAAATCTTCCTGTATTAACGTGAAGGTGTTGCCTGCGCTGGAAGACAATTACATGTATTTG ATTATcgataaagcaacaaaaaatgcagcCGTTGTTGACCCCGTTGACCCAGATGTTGTAATTGCTGCCGTACAGGCCGAAGAtcttaaattaactaaaattctTACGACGCATCATCACTGGGATCACGCCGGCGGTAATCAGAAGTTACTCAAACAATTCGATAAATCGCTGCCAGTATATGGAGGGGATGATCGTATTGAAGGTCTCACGCACAAAGTAACCCAAGATGAGTGCTTTCAAATTGGTAATCTTGAAGTGACTTGTATGGCCACGCCTTGTCATACTAAAGGTCATATCTGTTACTATGTGCGTTCACCGAATGGTGATGAACATGCCGTTTTTACCGGTGATACACTCTTCCAAGGTGGCTGTGGGCGTTTCTTTGAAGGCACGCCAGATCAAATGTACTCGGCATTATGTCAAAAATTGTCTTCTCTACCGGATGAAACAAAAGTTTATTGTGGTCACGAGTATACGCTGCAGAATTTGGCTTATGCACGACATGTGGAACCGTTAAATGCTTGTATTTCGGAACGCATCGAATGGGCGAAGTTGCAACGTGCTACCAAATCGCCCACCGTGCCCTCGACTATTGCTCAGGAAAAGACTTGGAATCCATTTATGCGTGTACATGAGTTTGATGTGCAAAAGCATGCTAAAGCAGAGGATCCCATTAAAACTATGGGTAGTCTGCGCAAGGAGAAGGACAACTTCAGGGCTTAA
- the LOC129241418 gene encoding uncharacterized protein LOC129241418, with protein sequence MSDTPLERNSNSKSNLIEVQHVGVTAKLQSPLKYLLQSSPSSTETENGQLLFHDHHGHKLKYNKFSNDTQAETETAGDSQSKALYEMRAVREASTRPGGKRNPTPSKIEFQLYRTASRRMRRSKSTPATAMKGNGKKSKRKLFPEQQEAKKNPSNYCKCHRQHNTDNNTIFQRLRQSLDNMRTARPHVSKPKVPKCINIFDDLPEDCQQHTKAEESKQPERDTTPTRETRIGIYPFEHGCAEYLRTTDCHPQLLSIVLAERATYYATRFWAEFFGSLHIGVTFVVTFLLQAYRFVLYSLVNTLVVGFLHMTSDYLIKPILTVFFNGFLQPPLILVYNILTSVRDILEPVAETINNFMRPVATVGRSLRLVHATYNNKKLVKEV encoded by the coding sequence atGTCGGATACACCGCTTGAACGCAATTCCAACTCCAAATCAAATCTCATTGAAGTACAGCATGTTGGCGTCACAGCAAAACTACAGTCACCGCTCAAGTATCTGCTACAATCATCACCTTCTTCGACAGAGACAGAAAACGGTCAGTTGCTCTTTCACGATCATCATGGTCACAAGCTAAAGTACAACAAATTCTCGAATGATACCCAAGCTGAAACAGAAACGGCGGGTGACAGCCAATCCAAAGCTTTGTACGAAATGCGCGCAGTGCGCGAGGCCTCAACACGTCCGGGAGGCAAACGCAATCCAACACCTTCAAAAATCGAATTTCAACTTTATAGAACGGCATCGAGACGGATGCGCCGCTCGAAAAGTACGCCGGCAACTGCAATGAAAGGTAATGGTAAGAAGAGCAAGCGTAAACTTTTTCCAGAGCAACAAGAGGCCAAAAAAAATCCATCGAACTATTGCAAATGTCATAGGCAACACAACACggataataatacaattttccaaCGTCTACGCCAATCGCTCGATAATATGCGTACCGCTCGTCCGCATGTTTCCAAACCAAAAGTACCGAAATGCATCAACATTTTTGATGATCTACCCGAGGACTGCCAACAACATACGAAGGCAGAAGAAAGCAAACAACCGGAACGAGATACAACACCAACACGCGAAACACGTATCGGCATCTACCCTTTCGAACATGGCTGTGCGGAATATTTGCGCACCACCGATTGTCATCCGCAGCTGTTGTCCATCGTGCTGGCCGAACGCGCCACCTACTATGCAACGCGCTTCTGGGCGGAATTCTTCGGGAGTTTGCACATTGGTGTCACCTTTGTGGTCACTTTTCTATTGCAGGCGTACCGTTTTGTACTCTATTCGCTGGTGAATACGCTCGTGGTGGGATTTCTGCACATGACATCAGATTATTTGATTAAGCCGATATTGACAGTTTTCTTTAATGGCTTTCTCCAGCCACCGCTAATACtggtgtacaatattttgacatCCGTGCGTGATATTTTAGAGCCCGTGGCCGAgactataaataattttatgcgtCCAGTGGCAACGGTGGGGAGAAGCTTACGTCTGGTTCATGCGACCTATAACAATAAGAAGTTAGTGAAGGAGGTTTGa
- the LOC129241567 gene encoding hydroxyacylglutathione hydrolase, mitochondrial isoform X1, with product MLSAAWRNVQQGVVRNVSAVYFRGVCSGGRPPAWASASTLAIKRNSLDFVSLRRFDIKIQKLLKVGINKMHSSVVDIKSSCINVKVLPALEDNYMYLIIDKATKNAAVVDPVDPDVVIAAVQAEDLKLTKILTTHHHWDHAGGNQKLLKQFDKSLPVYGGDDRIEGLTHKVTQDECFQIGNLEVTCMATPCHTKGHICYYVRSPNGDEHAVFTGDTLFQGGCGRFFEGTPDQMYSALCQKLSSLPDETKVYCGHEYTLQNLAYARHVEPLNACISERIEWAKLQRATKSPTVPSTIAQEKTWNPFMRVHEFDVQKHAKAEDPIKTMGSLRKEKDNFRA from the exons ATGCTTTCCGCCGCTTGGAGAAACGTACAGCAGGGTGTTGTGCGCAATGTATCTGCTGTTTATTTTCGAGGTGTGTGCAGCGGCGGACGCCCGCCCGCTTGGGCAAGTGCAAGCACACTTGCTATCAAGCGGAATAGTCTGGATTTTGTGTCGCTGCGACGTTTTGACATCAAAA TACAAAAATTACTGAAAGTTGGTATAAACAAGATGCACAGCTCAGTTGTGGATATAAAATCTTCCTGTATTAACGTGAAGGTGTTGCCTGCGCTGGAAGACAATTACATGTATTTG ATTATcgataaagcaacaaaaaatgcagcCGTTGTTGACCCCGTTGACCCAGATGTTGTAATTGCTGCCGTACAGGCCGAAGAtcttaaattaactaaaattctTACGACGCATCATCACTGGGATCACGCCGGCGGTAATCAGAAGTTACTCAAACAATTCGATAAATCGCTGCCAGTATATGGAGGGGATGATCGTATTGAAGGTCTCACGCACAAAGTAACCCAAGATGAGTGCTTTCAAATTGGTAATCTTGAAGTGACTTGTATGGCCACGCCTTGTCATACTAAAGGTCATATCTGTTACTATGTGCGTTCACCGAATGGTGATGAACATGCCGTTTTTACCGGTGATACACTCTTCCAAGGTGGCTGTGGGCGTTTCTTTGAAGGCACGCCAGATCAAATGTACTCGGCATTATGTCAAAAATTGTCTTCTCTACCGGATGAAACAAAAGTTTATTGTGGTCACGAGTATACGCTGCAGAATTTGGCTTATGCACGACATGTGGAACCGTTAAATGCTTGTATTTCGGAACGCATCGAATGGGCGAAGTTGCAACGTGCTACCAAATCGCCCACCGTGCCCTCGACTATTGCTCAGGAAAAGACTTGGAATCCATTTATGCGTGTACATGAGTTTGATGTGCAAAAGCATGCTAAAGCAGAGGATCCCATTAAAACTATGGGTAGTCTGCGCAAGGAGAAGGACAACTTCAGGGCTTAA
- the LOC129241567 gene encoding hydroxyacylglutathione hydrolase, mitochondrial isoform X3 — MHSSVVDIKSSCINVKVLPALEDNYMYLIIDKATKNAAVVDPVDPDVVIAAVQAEDLKLTKILTTHHHWDHAGGNQKLLKQFDKSLPVYGGDDRIEGLTHKVTQDECFQIGNLEVTCMATPCHTKGHICYYVRSPNGDEHAVFTGDTLFQGGCGRFFEGTPDQMYSALCQKLSSLPDETKVYCGHEYTLQNLAYARHVEPLNACISERIEWAKLQRATKSPTVPSTIAQEKTWNPFMRVHEFDVQKHAKAEDPIKTMGSLRKEKDNFRA, encoded by the exons ATGCACAGCTCAGTTGTGGATATAAAATCTTCCTGTATTAACGTGAAGGTGTTGCCTGCGCTGGAAGACAATTACATGTATTTG ATTATcgataaagcaacaaaaaatgcagcCGTTGTTGACCCCGTTGACCCAGATGTTGTAATTGCTGCCGTACAGGCCGAAGAtcttaaattaactaaaattctTACGACGCATCATCACTGGGATCACGCCGGCGGTAATCAGAAGTTACTCAAACAATTCGATAAATCGCTGCCAGTATATGGAGGGGATGATCGTATTGAAGGTCTCACGCACAAAGTAACCCAAGATGAGTGCTTTCAAATTGGTAATCTTGAAGTGACTTGTATGGCCACGCCTTGTCATACTAAAGGTCATATCTGTTACTATGTGCGTTCACCGAATGGTGATGAACATGCCGTTTTTACCGGTGATACACTCTTCCAAGGTGGCTGTGGGCGTTTCTTTGAAGGCACGCCAGATCAAATGTACTCGGCATTATGTCAAAAATTGTCTTCTCTACCGGATGAAACAAAAGTTTATTGTGGTCACGAGTATACGCTGCAGAATTTGGCTTATGCACGACATGTGGAACCGTTAAATGCTTGTATTTCGGAACGCATCGAATGGGCGAAGTTGCAACGTGCTACCAAATCGCCCACCGTGCCCTCGACTATTGCTCAGGAAAAGACTTGGAATCCATTTATGCGTGTACATGAGTTTGATGTGCAAAAGCATGCTAAAGCAGAGGATCCCATTAAAACTATGGGTAGTCTGCGCAAGGAGAAGGACAACTTCAGGGCTTAA